CCTTCTTCAGTATATCTCAAAATTACACTTAAAATGATTGGATTTTAAGTTGTTCGGGACATATAATTAGCTATTCCAAAAAGTTCTAAATATTGATAACCAAAATTGCTGCTCTCAAACATATTAATATATCTCACAATATACAGAATTATTAAACAGTTAAAAGAGAATATTCTACATAATAAGGGCTTCTGTCTGCAATATTTTAAGAATATAGTTGTGTACTTAAAATtagaataaatatatttacaggAACTCAATGCAACCAAAGTGAATAGTCCTTTCATTACGGAGActcaaatctgtattttttgaatttttaatgaCAGACTCAATTCTCCTGGGCAGGTCTGAGACCAGTGTTGCTTAAATATTTGGAGAGATGTTCTGccattcttcagagacaaatTTATTCATCTGCTCTTTTCTCAAACGCAATCCATTTAGGttggtgcatttttttaaacactctGAGCAGAGAAAAAGACTCCAATTCCCACTGATAACCTCTCTGCCAAGTCTAAAGTACTTGcccatctgtttttcagaggTACACTGTGAAAGCAGCGCACtttctgtggagtcattttaggagggtGGTAGCTAGGATGAGTGGCACTATCATCCTCCTGatcactgctgcagctgtatTTCAACTTATTTTCATTGGCTTAGTTGGTATCTTGCATCTTTGTGACGTCTCATAGgcagattttacatttcttcTGGCAATTCAATTGCAAAACTGAATTTCATTTCAGCAATCACAGGTTTTCTAACTTGTGCATCACAGGTGTATTTGCATTCTCGATATTTTTTAATATGGCCTTTCAAAAGTACTGAATTTTGATTTCTCTGAAATGGAAACACTACTTGTCAACAGAGCAATATTACAATTATTGAAAGGTGTACTGTATGGTTGcagatgtacacacgtggacaaaattgttggtacccctcagttaaagaaggaaaaacccacaattctcactgaaatcacttgaaactcacaaaagtaacaataaataaaaatttattgaaaattaaataatcaaaaacagccattacttttgaattgttgattaacataattatataaaaaaacaaactaccgtaatgaaacaggcctggacaaaaatgatggtacctctataaaagattgaaaactattcgaccagagtgacatgattaactcaggtgtgtcatttaattgacatcacaggtgtttccaaactcataatcagtcagtctgcctatttaaagggagacaagtagtcaccctgctgtttggtgaaaaggtgtgtaccacactgaacatggacaacagaaagcgaaggagagaattgtcccaggacatccgaaaaaaaattatagacaaacatcttaaaggtaaaggctataagaccatctctaaacagcttgaagttcctgtgacaacagtggctcatattattcagaagttcaagacccacgggacagtagccaacctccctggacgtggccgcaagaggaaaattgatgacaaattgaagagacggatcgttggaattgtatccaaagagcccagagcaacctccaaagaaattaaaggtgaactccaaggccaaggtacatcagtgtcagatcgcaccattcgtcgttgtttgagccaaagtggacttcatgggagacgaccaaggaggacaccactgctgaaaaaaactcataaaaaagcgagactggaatttgcaaaaatgcatgttgacaagccacaaagcttctgggagaatgtcctttggacagatgagaccaaactggagctttttggtaaggcacatcaactctatgttcatagactcaaaaaccaagcatacgaagaaaagaacactgtctctacggtgaaacatggaggaggctcagtaatgttttggggctgctttgctgcatctggcacagggtgtcttgaaagtgtgcaaggtaagatgaaatctgaagactatcaaggcattctggagagaaatgtgctgcctagtgtcagaaagcttggtctcagtcgcaggtcatgggtcttccaacaggacaacgatccaaaacacacagccaaaaacacccaagaatggctgagagaaaagcgttggactattctaaagtggccttctatgagcccagatctgaatcccattgaacatatgtggaaggagctgaaacatgccatttggagaagacacccatcaaacctgagacaactggagctgtttgctcatgaggagtgggccaaaatacctgttgacagctgcagaacgctcattgacaaatacagaaatcgtttaattgcagtgattgcctcaaaaggttgtgcaacaaaatattaagttatgggtaccatcatttttgtccagccctatttcattagtttgttttttttaaataattatgttaatcaacaattcaaaagtgatggctgattttgatcatttaattttcaataaatttttatttattgttacttttgtgagtttcaagtgatttcagtgagaattgtgggtttttccttctttaactgaggggtaccaacaattttgtccacgtgtgtaaataacATGAAGTCTGATCCTTACGGTTTAAATGCTATAAAAAGTTGTCTGATTTCCCATATTTTCTGGTGGCAGCAGtgagaaagaggggaaaaaaagaaaagactgctGGAAGGTCAGAGGAGGCGTTGTGACTCCCAGATTTATACTCAAGCTCTGCCTTCGAGGGTGCCCTCGCTGTAAACTCGTGGTAGACACGTTATACTAAAAAATAAGCATTCTGCTTAGTAGAAACGTTTGACATTAAGTGAGGGAGATTTTCAGACGGATAGTTAGTTCTGTATTCAATTTTAGTGAGCCAGAATaacatttaaaagtttgttttttgttagctAAGTGCTCTCAACGGCCATTTCAGGTAGCGACAGGCTAACGGTGCCCACATCATGCTAGCTTAAGCAAATGTCGTCACGTTTCATTTTCTACGGAAGAGGCGCTTAATTATCGGTTCACACTTACAGAAAGTCTCATGTCCTATCCTCACGTTGATCATGATCCACTCCATGACTCCACCAATGCAGAAAAAGATAGGCAGGAACCTGTATGCCCCGAGACGACGTTTCCCGGGGACAAAATTCAACAAATCTCTTACGGTTTTACTTCTATTGAACATGCTGACGAGCAGGGATGTACAAGCTGTGGCTCGACAAACTGTCTGCAAACTCTTGAGGTAACCTTTCGAGAACAAGCGCAAGCATGGACTTCTTACATGTCCTTTACAAATGTTATGAGAGCAATGGATACGAGAGTGCGCTCGTTTTAGGACCTGGGCTAAACCAATCGTGCGGAGTTCTCAAGAATCCAGAGACAAACTAATGGCAGCGCGACGTGTGTTGATAAAACGAACGCACCCCGGAAGAGTCGTAGCATCCGGGTGTGCcttcgtttttgttttgttttttattaacaatACACAACATTGTACAATTTAACAAACATGGCtttggaaagaaaaatatgaaaagctCTTAAAATGGGAACAAAGTCAAGaggtaataaaataaagtaggTAAACaataattagacaaaaaaaaacaatagtgcAACAAATTGTGCAAGGGTATGAGTCCAGAACAATAAATACAGTTTGTAGTTCAAAgggagtcattttgttgttgactTGAGTCCAGTGGGATATCACCTATATAAGAAAATAGTTTCATGGCTTTAGGACCTTTCATACATTTCAAtgattttaaatacaatttaagttcatttttgaaaaaggaACAGCTGGGTGAGCATTTCTGACATTTACTTTTGTGAATACAGAATTTAGCTATacataaaatcacattaatacagagttcttcttttttgttatttaacagAATACCAAATGTTATATCATCTCTTGAAAAACAGGATGGTGATGaaggaaatatttcttttatccATTTCTGTAAATCTTCCCAAAACTTTTGTACTGTCCcacagtgaaagaaaagatGGTCTGTTGTTTCTATATCAACATCCGGGTGTGTCGTAAGGATGCGAAAAGAAACCTAAAGTACAGATTTATAGTTCATGTTACGTTGatagttttgctattttttggtGCATATGTTAGTGAAATACTTTAAAATGGGAAAACTGTTTAGGAATTTATTTATGAAAAggattaattaaaataatgtctgGTAATATTTTGATCCATGTGTACGATGGCAATACATAATGTGTATAATATATGAAATACATTATGATTTTcatgaaatgttaaatatatgTTTCTTAAAAAGACCACTGGTTCCGGATTGGTAACTTTTTACATGTTCTATGTTGAATCAATTTAGGTTGTAAACAGGCATTGGTTAGTCCTATGTAAAGACTTGTTCAGTGTCATCTCTGCATAATTACAGTAGGAATATATTACTCAAAAGCTTTTGGTTTGTGAAATCCTATCAAGTATTGAGAATCAATAATTAAATTCATTCGTTGATACTGAAGCTCCAACTGTGTTTCGAACCACCGACTTAACAGCAAGGATTCCTTTAAAGGCCCCATATGGGGAAAATTCATGTGTAGTGTGTTTCATATGTCTTCGAAGAAACTcgaacatgtaaaataaaagctataAGACTATGAAGACAATTTGTTCTGCTATTCCTTTGCGCTGTCAGTAACAGACGCAGAGTGTTCTTCTGGAAAGGAGCCAGGACAGCCGCAGATCAGCTGTATTTAAAGCTACAAATACCAAAACAGCCAATTTAGAACAGGGCTTGTACTCTCATTGTAAAAAGGAAGGATTTCTGTGGTATTTTCAGCTTAGAAAATGGAAAGACACATTCTGAAGACTTTCGTTACTTGGCTGAAAAAGGAGCACAATATGAGACCTGTAAAATATGGTCAGGTAGAGGAagtacaaatgacacaaaaatgttatGAACAGATAACAGACCTACCATATGTGATGTATAAAAGGGACACAATGCTAACACCGGGGTATATGTGAACTACTGTACAGTATATCCATACAAATAACTctttgagctaaaaaaaatggTGCTTTTTGTAAGTCTAAATTTTAAACTTATGTTTACGCCGTTATCTCCTATTTCTGACCTGAAAATACAAAGAACAAACATTAGGCTGTTActtatatacagtcatggaaaaatgattaaaccacccttgttttctttaatgtcttgttcatttttatgcCTGGcaccactaaaggtacatttgtttggacaaatataatgatatcaacaaaaatagctcatatgagtttaagagctgatatcaagccattttccatggttgTCTTGATAATAgccaaaatcacttcagttcttacatcaatagcttTGGCATTGCACTGccaaaaaaagtgcttttaagcattgaatgttttctcttttttgtctggtttagtcacatgatccacacaggcGCTAGTACTTGattcataaccattgtttttgatgactgcagtcATGCGTCTTGGcttgctctccaccagcttctgacattgttctacTGTCatagcagcccattcctgttgcacaaattcaaactattttgctttttttttttggcttgtggctccacattttgcatttgatgattttccacaggatTTCAAATGGATTTAGATctggcatggttccaatgttctggttctccatccaggctttaactgaccttacCATGTTGCAAAgtgcattgtcttgttggaaaatccagagttttccagctgatagaagaagactgttttcaagagtagccctgtacatgacctggttcattcacCCTTCACACAATtccatttgccctgttccacccatactgaaacaaccTCAGatcgtcactgatccacccccatgttttactatGGAGGCCAACAATCTgatttgtagcttctccaggcttcctcctaaccagtaagttggctggagtggacaTCAACGGAAAATTGGATtaatcactgaagagaaccttagtccAATCACTAACAgcccaatccttgtgatcccagcaaagagtaaccggctttcctctgcctttcgttGATGAAGATCTTCTTCcgtgccctgtgtgacttcagaccagcttcaacaagtcAGTTTCAAACAGTCCTTGCCAAACAGGTCACGTTTCTAGACAGTgctcactcatttttaaggtccctggaggtctcaCAACGATTTCTGACACTGGAACAGATGAGTGCACGGTCATCTTGTGGGGTAGAAAGACGCTCCTGCTGCGACCAGCAAGCAATTTGGTAGtaccatgttgggcttgttttttcttggtgtaatgaacagcTCAGtcggagatcttcagttttttggcTAACAGTcgctcactcatgc
The window above is part of the Acanthochromis polyacanthus isolate Apoly-LR-REF ecotype Palm Island chromosome 6, KAUST_Apoly_ChrSc, whole genome shotgun sequence genome. Proteins encoded here:
- the LOC110956240 gene encoding small integral membrane protein 4, producing the protein MFNRSKTVRDLLNFVPGKRRLGAYRFLPIFFCIGGVMEWIMINVRIGHETFYDVYRRKRSEREHQQKIADGLIVLKEPAAK